In Flammeovirgaceae bacterium 311, one DNA window encodes the following:
- a CDS encoding putative aldo-keto reductase YcsN (COG4989 Predicted oxidoreductase), translating into MQPTKLTENLQMSPLVLGLWRLIDWSIPASEVQAYVEEALSMGITTFDHADIYGDYGCEAEFGKVLKNQPHLRDQMQLVTKCGIMLRSQKFPDRKVKHYDTSYAHIMQSVEQSLQNLHTDYVDLLLIHRPDPLMDPAETARAFDELKQAGKVRHFGVSNFTPMQYQMLDAYMGGRLITNQVELSPYRLEHFENGNMDFFLKERIRPMAWSPLAGGNLLQPQDERGVRLKLKLEAIARETGVDGIDKLAIAWILKHPSRPIPIVGTGNIEHLKRSVDALSVELSREQWFQILEAAMGHEVA; encoded by the coding sequence ATGCAACCAACCAAGCTAACAGAAAACCTGCAGATGTCTCCCCTTGTACTGGGCCTCTGGCGGCTCATCGACTGGTCTATACCCGCCAGTGAAGTGCAAGCCTATGTTGAAGAAGCCCTTTCTATGGGCATTACGACCTTCGACCATGCCGACATCTATGGTGACTATGGCTGTGAAGCCGAATTTGGAAAGGTGCTGAAAAATCAGCCACACCTGCGGGATCAAATGCAGCTGGTAACCAAATGCGGTATTATGTTGCGCTCACAGAAATTTCCCGATCGCAAGGTAAAACACTACGATACCAGCTATGCACACATCATGCAGAGTGTGGAGCAATCGCTGCAAAACCTGCACACCGATTATGTAGACCTGCTGCTGATTCACCGTCCCGATCCGCTTATGGACCCTGCCGAAACAGCCCGTGCCTTTGACGAACTGAAGCAGGCGGGCAAGGTGCGGCACTTTGGAGTATCTAATTTTACACCCATGCAATACCAGATGCTTGATGCCTACATGGGGGGCAGGCTCATCACCAACCAGGTTGAACTATCGCCTTACCGGCTGGAGCATTTTGAAAACGGCAACATGGATTTTTTCCTGAAAGAGCGCATCAGACCTATGGCCTGGTCGCCGCTGGCGGGGGGCAACCTGCTGCAGCCCCAGGATGAGCGTGGGGTACGCCTGAAACTTAAGCTGGAAGCAATTGCCAGGGAAACCGGCGTTGATGGCATAGATAAGCTGGCCATTGCCTGGATCCTGAAGCACCCCAGCAGGCCTATTCCAATAGTTGGAACCGGCAACATAGAGCATCTAAAAAGATCTGTTGATGCCCTGTCTGTTGAGTTAAGTCGTGAGCAGTGGTTCCAGATCCTGGAAGCTGCCATGGGCCATGAGGTGGCATAA